The genomic interval GAAAACCCGCGGTTTGTTGAAGATGTGGTGCGGGGAATTACCCAGCGGGTGGCGGGCGATAATCGGATCGACTGGTTCACGGTCGAGTCCGACAATATCGAATCGATTCACAATCACAATGCCTATGCCCTGATCGAGCGTAACCTGAAAGCCGAGCGCGAGGACAGGTCTTTGGCCGCAGTCGAAAATCCGGCAGAAATATCCGCCGGCTTCGAATGATCTTACAAAAAAGACCTGTCTGGTAATTACCGGTCAATTATTCGGCAACAGTTCTCGAATTACCGATCCCAGTGATTCAACGGTATAGGGCTTCAGAATCCTTTTATGGATGTTGATATTTCGATAATCCACCATCAGCGGATTTCGGGTGGTCTGGCTGGAAATAATCACCATGGCAAAAGGATCGATTCGGCACAAACCGCGGATCAGCTCTTCAGCTTCGTTATCCCCGAACGTATCCAGGTCGATCATGACGGCATCGAACCGGCGTGCCTCCCTGATCGACTCATGGTAAACCGTTACGGCTTCATCCCGGCTGGTAACAGCAGTGCATCCGATTTCAAGACGGTCGAGCATACTCCTGGTCGCATTCCGCATCGGAATTTCATTCTGAACCAATAACAGGTTGCACCCCTTTTGATCTTTCCTGACGGCTTTTCCTTTTATAATATGCTCCTTATCAATATAGACGGATAATTTCAGGCCTTACACATATAAGTCGGATGGTTTCAATCGGACCATGCATCAACGAAATAAATTTCATTAATATTAGAATTTCTGATCAACATTGATTCTGATTGCTGATCGGCACTGGACCGATAGTGCAAAATAATAAAAATTCAATTGATGTCAAGTGATAAAGTTATTTGTATCCATAAAAAAGATTGGAATTTTATCATGTTGAAAATATTCCGGGAGTGGTATATCTTAAGCAAAATATTTCGAACCGAAAAAATATCTTCTGGTATAACAGATGCAGGGCACTCATTTTTTTCAAACATATCTACTTCTGGGAGGGGGTAATGATACAATTGTTTCAATTTAGGTTTGATCACCGCACGCTCTATGTGGGAGCGGCTCTGATACTATCCATCATCGGGATGGTTATTGCGGTTGATTTACTGGCTGAGGGAACTCAGAGCGGTCCCGACCTGAATGTGTCGGTGGCCCGTTTCGAGCCCCAGGGCGAAATCGATCCGGCCACCAATATAACGGTCAAATTCAGCCGGGACATGGTTCCCAAAGACAGTCTTGATCAGCCGGTGCTCGATCCGCCGCTGGAGTTCGATCCGCCGGTTTCGGGGGTGGCCCGCTGGATCGAGCAGGATATTCTCCGTTTTTACCCGGATAATGAACTGAATCCGGCCAGCGAGTATAAAATCCGGGTCAAATCAAAAAAAACCTATTACAATGGCAACAGAATCAATGAGAAACGAACCTTCCGGCTGGTCACCGGGCCCCTTACCATAATCTCCATGGATTATCATCCCCTGTACGCTCCGGATATTCCCGGCCGTGTTCGGCTGGGCATTAATCTATGGTTTAATTACCGGGTCGATCTTGAACAGTTGAAGATGAAATTGGGTATCGATGGCGGTGAAGGATCGTCGAAAAACCATCTCGCCTTCACCATCAGCGATTACAGCATGGATATGACTGAGACCGAAGTTGAGGAGGCCCGCCGGACGTATGCCGCCAATGTTACCATTGAAACCGAAGAGCTCGAAGTAACGGATAGGCGGCAGGAATATATCCTGACTATCGCCAGTGGATTGCCATGTTTCACCTGCGGACAGGGGCTCGAAACCGAATACCGGCAATCTCTATATCTCGAATCCAAGAAACGTCTTATCGTGAAAAGCGCCCGACCTTTGATCGAGGGAAAGAAAGGCGGTATTCAGATTTTTCTGTCTGATGGGATCAATGATGAGACGGTACGGAGTTTTATTTCGGTATCCCCCGAATTTGATTTCACCGCCCGGGCCAATCGCAACTGGATGCAACTTAGCGGGGATTTCGAGCCCGGCCGGACTTACACTGTTACCCTGTCCGAGGGATTACCATCAATATCCGGGTCATTTTTGGAAACTAAATTTTCCTCAATCATAACTATCCCGGATCTGCCGCCATCGATCGAGTTTACCTCGCCGGGCATGTATCTGCCCCGTCAGGGGGCCGGATTGCTGGAGGTCGAAACCATCAATGTCGATACGCTACTGGTCGAGGTGGAACAGGTCTTTGTCAATAATATTCTGTATGCTCTTTCATCGGGGTATGGTTTTTCCGGTGGATATTATAATCGTGCCAACCTGAGTATTCTGGGCAAAAACTTCTTTTCAATAGATAAAACCCTGGAAGGTGAGCTAAATCAGCCCATCAGGACCACGATTGATATCGGTGGGATAATTCCGGATACGGTTCGCGGTATTTTCAAGGTATCGGCCCGTATAAAAAGCAACCGCTGGAGACAGGACAGCCGTCTGGTGATGAAAACCGATATCGGCCTTATGGCCCGGCAGTCGGACAATTATCTGATGGTTTGGGCCAATTCTCTCTCGGAAACCGCCCCCCTGGCCAAAGCCTCGGTTACCCTGATGAGTCGGAATAACCAGGTTCTTCTGACCGGTCAGACCGATTCACGGGGGCTGGTTGTTTTCAACGACATCGCCGAAAAAATCGAGGGTTATGATCCCTATTTGATAATTGTCACTTACAATGGTGATTTATGCTTCCTGAAGTTCGATGATTGTCTGTTACCGACCAGCGATTTCGATGTGCGAGGCCGGCCGGAATTGGTCTCCGGATATGAGTCATTTATCTATCTTGATCGGGGTGTCTATCGGCCAGGCGACACGGCTCATATTGTTTCACTGGTGCGGGGCGTCGGCGGTACAGTGCCCGATGAATTCCCTTATTTCATCAATATCACCGAACCGGGAGGAAGGGATTTCCAGAGTTTCCGGGTGAGTACCGGCGGTTCATCTATGACGGCGGTCGATCTGGAAATACCTGATTTTGCGCGGACCGGTGTTTACCGGGCGGTGGCCCGTATCGGCGAAGATATGGAAATCGGCCGGACATCGTTTCAGGTCGAGGAATTCATGCCTGATCGGATAAAAACGACGGTGACAACGCCGGAGAAGGAATACCAGGCAGGTCGCACCGTGCCGATTGACGTAACCGGCAAATTTCTTTTCGGGCCGGCGGCGGCGGGACATAATGTTTCGGCCCACATTACTATCGAAGCCCAACCGTTTGCTCCGGCCGGTTATGAGGATTATACCTTTGACGATTACAATGTCGAATTCTCGCGAGTCGAGATCGATCTGCCTGAAAATCATCTGGACGATAGCGGTTATTATACTTTCAAATCCTCTATCCCGGAAGGTTATCGGCCCGGCTCGGCACTGAAAGGGTTGATTTCCGCCACGGTTTCCGAGCAGGGCGGACGAGCGGTTAGCGCCTATACCGATATTACGATTCATCCTTACCCGAGATATCTCGGTATCAGGAAGGATTTTGAGAGTTTTGTTAAACCCGGGGATTCCTGCCGGTTTAGCCTGGCCATAATTAATTCTGACGGAACGGCAACCTCGCTGGCCGAGACTGATATTAATTTCTACCGGGTGGTGTACAATTCCATTCTCCGAAAAGACGACAACGGCCGTTACCGCTATATTTCCGAAAGAAAATTGATTATCCAGGATTCGCTCCGTCAGGCTCTGCCCGATTCGGGACTATCGGCCTGGTTCGTTCCGCCGCAGAATGGCAGTTACCTGATCGAGGCGGTCGACTGCAAGGGCGGACACAAGGCGGCGGTCTTATTTTATGCTTCCGGGTGGGGATATGCACCGTGGTCGATGGATAAACCGGATCGGATCGAGATCGACCTGGACCGGAAATCGTACCCTCCCGGGGACAATGCTATTGTGCAGATCAGGTCGCCGTTCGGAGGAAAGCTTCTGGTTACGATCGAAAAAGACCGGGTAATTGAGTTTATCACCTATGATATGGCGGAGAATACTGCGGAGATAAATATCCCGGTTAGAAAGGATTTCTTTCCCAATGCCTATATTACCGCGACGGTTATAAAGAAGGCGGGCGAGATCGATCCAATGTCACCGTCCCGGGCATTCGGGGTGGCACCAATCATGCTGGATATGACTGAAATGGGGTTAAAGGTTTCTATTACCGCTCCCGAAGTGATCAAACCCAGAAATGATCTTAAGATTGAATTGCAGGTTGCCAGACCGGGCAGGACTAAAGTGACGGTAGCGGCGGTGGATGCCGGGATACTGCAGTTGACTGATTACCGTACGCCCGATCCGCTGGAGTTTTTTTATGGCAAACGGAAGCTGTCCCTCAGGCCGTACGATATCTATTCCTTTATTTATCCCGAGATCGAACGGGCCGCCAGTCATCTCAGTCCATCGGGAGGAGTCGACCTTTTCGAGGCCGCCCGTAAGCGGCATCTCAATCCGATTACCGCCCGTCGGGTCAAACCAGTGGCGCTCTGGTCGGGAATTGTGGAAACCGATGAATCCGGCCGCGCGGTGGTTAATTTTGGGATTCCGGAATTTAACGGCAAGCTGGTCATTATGGCTTTGGCTGTAAGGGAAAACCTGTACGGTTCGGTCACTGATGAAATAATTGTCCGGGACAATATTGTCCTGCAAGAAAGTTTTCCCCGGTTTATCAGTCCCAATGATGAATTCGATGGCCTGATAACCCTGTTCAATAATTCCGGATGGACGGCGGATATCTCGGTGCAACTGGACTGCCAGGGACCGATCGGGATTATATCACCGGCCGTGCAGAATGTCAGCTTGAGCAGCAACAGCGAGGGTCGGGTGGTTTTCCGGTTGAAAGCCGGACTGACTCCGGGTCTTATCAAGTGCCGGGTTCATGCCGCCGATGGACTGGAACACTCCGAGATCAATTTCGAACTGGCCAATCGACCGACTCAGCCGCTTGTCACCCGCTTCGGTTCGGGAGCCATTAATCAGGAGATGACGGCCAGTTTTGTTTTGCCGGATGAATGGATTGCGGAAACCGGGCAGTACAGCATTCACACCTCGTCTCTGGCCGCGGCGCAGTTTACCCGCAATATCAATTACCTGGTGCAATACCCCTATGGCTGTCTGGAACAGACTACCTCAGGATTATTTCCTCTGCTCTATTTTAATGATCTGGCCCGATTTGTTCAACCGGAAGTATTCAGCACCGGCGGCCCGGATTATTTTATCCGGGAAGGTTTAATCAAACTGAAAGGAATGATGCGCCCCGACGGGTTGTTTTCTTTCTGGCCGGGCGATGGTCCGGTCAATCACTGGGCCTCGATCTATGCTTCTCATTTTATTCTCGAGGCTGATAAAGCCGGTTTTTATGTCGATCCGAAAATCCGCCGGAAATTGATCAGTAATTTAAAAATATATACCCGCGGGCAGAGATTTCCGGGCGATGAGATCGGTATCCCCTGCCGCATTTACGCCGCTTATGTTCTTGCTCAGGCCGGAGAAATCGACAAAAAGGCGGTCAATTATGTCAGAGGACTTCCGACCCAGGATCTGACGGTCGATTCGCGGTTCCAGCTGGCCGGGGTGCTGGCCCTGGCCGATGATCGCGAGACAGCTGCCAGTCTGCTCCCAACCAATATCCAACCGGAAAATTATGAACCAGAAACGGGGGGCAATTTTTGTTCCGGTGTCCGCAGTACCGCTATTTTACTTGAGGTCCTGAACACTATCGATCCGGAGAATCCCTCCTGCGCCGTCCTGGCCAAAGACCTGATCGAAAAGGCCCGGCTGGGACGATGGTATACCACTCAGGAAACGGCATATGCCCTGATGGCCCTGGGGAAATATTTACGGGGACGGGAAGAAAGTAATTTCACAGGAACCCTTGAAATTGCAGGCGATTCGAGTTACTCCTTCGGAACCGATGACTTTAAACTGGAACGGAAGGATCCGGGCGGAAAAGCGGTCAATATCGATATTTCCGGGGCCGGGACCTGTTTTTACTACTGGCAGGCCAGCGGGGTACCGGTATCCAATGCTCCTGATGAGTTTACCCGGGGAATCACAGTGAACAGAGAATATCTGGGAGCCGACGGGACTCCGCTCGACTTGAAGGCGGTTGAGATCGGGACACAGGTGATTGCTCATATTCGGGTCGAGGCGGTCGATCGCGATCTGGACAATGTGGTTATCAACGACCTCCTTCCGGCCGGATTGGAGATTGAAAATCCAAGACTTATAACCACTCCACGTATGAACTGGATTCCCCGAAGCGATCTTAAAATAGATTATCAGGACATACGCGATGACCGCTTGCTGATTTTTGCGCATCTCTGGCCAAAACGACCGCTTGACATCTATTACAGCCTGAGGGCCATCGCCATCGGAGAGTTCAAAATTCCACCGGTAGCCGCCGAGTGCATGTACAACCCGGTTATCGCCGGATCGGCCTCATCGGGTATCCTGAATATTATCGAAAGAAAAGAACCATAGAGCAACATGACTGTACGGAAAGTAATAGCGATTTTTCCGGGATACCGAAGGGTATCCCGGATTGCCCTGGGAGTGATAATCCTGGCTGCGACGGTAATTATGCTCGACCGGGTTATCTGCCCGCTTCCGACCAACCGGCTAGTCCGCGCCTCATCACATTTTGTTTACAGTCGTGACGGTCATCTGCTGTGCAGTTTTTCCTCGCGCGACCGGTTCTGGCGCAAGCCGGTCAGGCTCGAGGAGATATCTCCGAAACTGGTTCGTACTGTAATAGCCTGTGAGGATCGTTGGTACTGGTATCACCCCGGTTTCAATCCGGTTTCATTGATCACGGCGGCGGTCGATAATCTCCGGGCCGGGCGGGTGGTCCGGGGCGGTTCGACCATCACCATGCAGATTGCCCGTATGATGGAATCCCGTCCACGAACTATCACGGCCAAATTGATAGAGCTGTTCCGGGCGATTCAGCTTGAAATGCACTATTCCAAAAACGAATTGCTGGAGATATATTTCAATCTGGTTCCGTACGGCGGGAATATTGAGGGTGTCGGGGCGGCCTCATTTTTCTACTTCGGTAAGAATGCCGACCAACTGACGCTCTCGGAGGCCGCCATCCTGACGGCAATACCCTCATCGCCCAATCTTTTCCGGCCCGATCTTAATCCAGCCTCATGCCGTCACCGTCGGAATCAATTACTTGAGATACTTACGGTCCGAGGTGTGATCGACTCCATGGAATACAAACATGCCCTGGCCGAGGACATCCCCGAACAAAGGACCACACGGTCTTTTATCGCCCCCCATTTTGCCCAGGATATTATCAGCCGGTATCCCGACACGCCGGTGCATCGTACCACGATCGATTTCAATACCCAGGTGGTCTGTGAGAAACTGGCCACGGATTACCACCGGACCCTGATCGAAAAAAATATCCACAATCTTTCGATCGTGGTTCTCGACAATCAAACCGGCGGAATACTGGCTTTGGTCGGATCACCGGATTTCAACGACCGCCGTCACGGCGGCCAGATTAACGGGGCGATGGCCCGCCGTTCGCCCGGCTCGGCCCTTAAACCGTTCGTCTATGCCCTGGGATTCGAATCGGGACTGATAAGCCCCTCGAGCCGGATCGAGGATATTCCGGTCAGTTACTCCGGTTACTCCCCGGAAAATTATGATGAGCAGTACCACGGAATCGTGGCGGTCGATGAGGCCCTGATCAATTCCTTCAATGTCCCGGCGGTCAACGTCGCCTCGCGGGTCGGACTGGAGAAATTCTACCAATTGCTTAAGGATGGCGGTCTCCGTTCCCTTGATAATAAATACTATGAATACGGTTTGCCGCTGGTGCTTGGTGCAGGCGAGGTAACTCTGCTGGAGCTAACCAACCTTTATGCCACCCTGGGGCGGGAAGGCGAGTACATTCCGGTGAAAGAAATGACCGGGCAGGAAACCACGGTGAAACGGATAATTCTGTCCGAGGAGGCCTCGTACCTGGTGACCGATATATTAACCAATCTTCAGCGTCCGGATCTGGTGACATCATGGGAATTCACGGTCGATTGCCCGACTATAGCCTGGAAGACAGGAACATCGTACGGCCGCAGGGATGCCTGGGCGGTCGGTTATAATCCGCAGTACACCGTGGGGGTCTGGACGGGCAATTTCTCCGGTGAGGGTTCCCCGTACCTGGTCGGCGCCGAGACCTCAGTTCCCCTGATGCTGGCGATATTCAAGGAGGTCACCCGCGGGACGCCCCTGAAATGGTTCGACCGTCCGCCCGGTATCGGAGTTCGCCGGGTTTGCACGGTCAGTGGTATGCCCGCCGGACCGGACTGCCCCGAATCCAAAGAGGCACTGCATATCAAACAGGTTTCCTCGCCGGCGGTATGCGATATCCATAAACGCCTTCTGGTCGATCATGATCACGGTTATCTCCTCTGTCGCTCCTGCCGGCACACAGCTTCGCGGATCGATACGGTTGTGGCCGAAATCTGGCCGGCCCGGATGTCACGCTGGTTGCTGGCCCAAGGATTGACGCAACCTCTCCCCGAACACAATTCAGCCTGCCGGGGATTGGTTGCCGATGAGAACCCGGTAGTATTGTCGCCGGAGGATAAGGGGGTTTATGTCATGCGTCCGGAGGCACCAGGGGAGTACCAGAAAATAGTCTTCAGAGCCTCGGCGGCGCTGGCCAGTGGTCGCATCCACTGGTTTCTCGATGATCAGCTTTACGCCACCACCGCATCCGGTTCGGAGTTATTCTATACCCCGGAACCAGGGAGACACCGGTTGCTTTGTATCGATGAGTTCGGACGTTCCAGCCGCGTAACGTTCGAAATTAAATAGCCGGGTCAACCGGTCAGTCGATCCAGTCGTTTTCGGGCATCGTTGATTTCCCGCATTTCGATCTGAGGCCGACTCCAGTATTTCATAATCTCGGAGTAGTGCTCGGCGGCCTGTTTGTTATCACCGAGAGCCTCACAGGCAACTCCCAGATAGTACCTGGCCATAAGATAGACAAAGCCATTGGCTGTTTCATCCTTACCCGAAATTACCGGAGACAGGGTTTCTATTCCCTCACGATATTTCCCGGTCAGGACCTCAAGACGACCGAGTATCTGCAGATCCCCTGTGGAACGATAATCGGGATCATCCACGATAGAATGATAGCCTCTGATCAGAGCCGCCGTATCCGCATCAATATAGCCGTTGAAAATAATCTCAAGACGATCCACCAGGGTCCAGATCTCCTTCGGGGTGCGGGCCTTGAAATTGGTCACCGCGTCACGGAAAAGACTCCTGGCATTGGCGGAATCCTTGCGGCTGATGCTGACCACCTGAATCGGATAACTCAGGGTCTGGAACTGCGAGGCATAGTACGATGCCAGTTTACCGTAGTACAGGGCACTATCGACCTGACCGAGCATTTCGAAATATCCCGACATGGCGAATTTCTGATTGAAAATCCGGGTACTGTCGCCGATTTGCATGGCGTAATCGCAGCCTTTCAATATCATATCCAGACCATCCCCGAAGCGGCCCGCCCAGGTACACAGATTTGCTTTCCTGTTGTAATATTCAATCATCTGGTAGGGATCATCGGCGAAATATTCTTTAAGCATCTCGACATATTTTTCCGCCTCTCCGAACTCTTTTCCAAGGATGGCGATATTCATCATTGCCCTAATGGCGGTTTTATTTTCGGGATATTTGTCGAGAATGGCCTGATATTCAAAGGATGCCTCATCTAGCCGGAATTGAGCAAAATAAAGATCGGCCAGGGTATTGGATGCTTCCACCGATTCCGGGTAGTATTCCTTCATTTTCCGGGCATATTCAATTGCCTGATCATAATCGCCCATTTTGGCATAGACTTCCACATACCAGGAATAAGCCAGAAAGAAATGCGGATCGAGCATTATCACCGTATCAAGCTGGGCTATTGAGGCCTGGGGATCTCGAACCAGGGAATAAAGAAGAAGGGCATAAACCGCTCGGGCCTCCTTATCATGGGGATAATTGGCCACGAAAGACTGCATCTTACTGACAGCCTTGTCGAAATCGGCATTCAGCCAGATATCGCAGTAAATATCGAGAAGGCTTTTATCTTTAACCGGCAGTTTATGTTCGAACCTCCGGGCGGACGTGAAGTAAGGTACTCCCTTTTGTCCCCGGCCCTGCATGGCATAGGTCATGCCGATACGCATATAGGGCAGGGCGAAAGTCGAATCTATTTCAATGGCCTTCTCGAAATGCTTATTGGCCTCATCGAATGACAGGTTGCTGAATTGATCCATACCCAGGATATATTCTTTGTAGGCTTCCGATGACGACGATGTCAGTTCGGCTACTCCTCGATCATTGGCCAGAATCTCTTTGAGATTGAGAGCCTGGGCAATTTTGCGGGTCAGGCTGTCAACCAGGATCAATGGACTATCGCCGACCGCTTTTTCGCCGATCAGGATTTTACCCGACTCGACATCTTCCACCCGGGCATCAATTCTAATCTGCTCTCCCATCCGGATAAACGATCCCGACAGCACCCGGGTAGCGCCGATCGACCGAGCGGCTTTCATACAAGCCTGGTGATCAGGCAGGCCGGGTTGCGAACGATCATTATCATCGAGGCAATCCAGGACTCTGTTACGGCTGATCAGGTTTATGGAACCATTCTGGGCCAGATCGGTCATCAGGATTTCCGGCAATCCCGATTGAAGCCAGTCGAGATCGCTGTCACCGGTTTTGTTTTCGAAACCGAGTATGGCCAAGGCATTGGCTTTGGCTTGCAACTGCTGTTTCGGTCCCGATTGACCCCGCAACATATAGATTAAAACCGCCGCCACCATCAGAAAAGCCGCCACAATTCCCAGATAACGCCATAGGCGAGTAGGTTTAACCGGAATCGAAATTGCTTCGGAGATACCGGAGATAGAATCCGACACACCGCTGTCGAACTGTTTTCGGAGGGTCCTCAGGTCGACCACCAGATCGCGGGTATCCTGGTAACGATCGTTGGGATCTTTCTGAAGACACTTGTCGATAATCCTTTCCAGCTCGGCCGGAAGATTTTCGTTTTTCTGCCGCACCGGGGTATGGCGGGCCTCGAGCGTTTTGGCCAGAATTGAAACCCGATCCGATCCGTCAAAGGGATATTCACCGCTGAACATGCGATACAGCAGAATACCGAAGGAAAAAATATCCGACCGGGAATCGATCGCCTGTCCCCGGGCCTGTTCCGGCGACATGTATGACACGGTCCCGAGAATTTTACCCTCCTGGGTCAATTCTTTCGAGATAGTATCGGTTGCCTGAGGATCGCCGGATTCGGTCGTCAGATCAAGAGGTTTGGCTAACCCGAAATCCAGAATGCGCGGTTCGCCGTCATCATCAATTTTGATATTGTCCGTCTTGATATCGCGGTGGACAATATTGAGTTTATGGGCCGCGGCCAAACCGGCCGCGATTTTTCCGGCGATACGCAACAGCTCGGAAAGGTTCAGCGTTTTTTCCTTTAAAACAGTGCTTAAGCTTTCGCCGCTGATATACTCCATGACGATATAAGAAATTTCCTGGCCGGTTTTTTCATTGACCGCGGTATCCAGATCGTAGATGGCCGTCACATTGGGATGCGAGATTTTGGCGGCGGTTTTGGCTTCGCGGATAAAGCGCTGTTTTCGCTCCGGGTTATCAAAGAATTCGGCCTGCAGAATTTTAATGGCCACTTTCCGGTTGAGTTTTTGATCCTCGGCCAGGTAAACCTCACCCATGCCGCCTTCACCCAGCTTACGCAGAATTTTAAAATGCGCCAGGTTCTGTCCGTTCTCAAGCGTCATTATTGTGTCCTTTTCAATGTCAGGATGGTTATATCATCCGATTGGGGCGCCTCGCCCATAAATTTATTTATCTCGTCCATCAGGCAATCGACAATCTCCTCGGGTTGTTTTTCCCGCTTACAACTCACGATAGTTTCCATCCGCTCATCGCCGTACTGCTCATCATCCCTCTGAGCCTCGGTAACACCATCGGTGAAAATAAAAATCAAATCGCCCGGCGAGAGTTTCGCCTCGCTCACGGTCCATTCCACGAAATCAAAGGCCCCGATCATAACTCCGCCCGGTTGCAGATGTTCGATACTACCTCCCGCTCGAACCAGAAGGGGCGGATTGTGTCCGGCATTGACATATCTCAGTTCATGTTTTTTCGGATCAAGCAGGCCGATGAACAGAGTGGCGAAATCTCCGGCGTCACTATGCCGAAAGACCTGAAGCGAGACGCTTTTGACAGCCCGGGCCAGGTCGAAATTATCCGTTTCATACAGAATACGAAATGAAGCCAGAATGTTCGACATCAACAGGGCCGCCCCCATGCCTTTCCCGGAAACATCGGCCACCATAAACAGCAAATGCCCATCGGGAAGGAATTTGATATCGTACAAGTCACCCGCCACCGACAGGGACGGTTCCTGAAAAGCATGTAACTGATAACCGGCTAATTCGGGAATATCTATTTTAAGGAGCTTTTTCTGGATCAAGGAAGCCCGCCGCAATTCGGCGTCAAGAATTTCCTTTTCCTGACGTTTGGTCAGAAGTTCGTAGTTGAGAAGGCGCGAGCCGATAATATTCCCGAAGGTGGCCATCACCCGGACGTAATCGTTATTATATTCATGCATGGGATTGGAGGTGTCAGCGTACAGGATGCCCAAAACCCGATCTTCATCGAACAGCGGCACGGCGATAGCCGATTTGATCTGCGACATGATAATCGATTTCTGTCCCGCAAAGCGAGGATCCTCGGTCGAATCGTTCATTAAAATCGACGTCTTATTATTCATGATTTCATTGACAATAGTCCGCGACAGCCGGAAAGTTCCGGGGTCTTTGCCATCTGGAAGAAGGGTTGCCGCCGTATATATCTCGCCATCATCCCCGGAAACAAACAGCACCGCATACCGCTGGGCCGGGATCACATTCGACACCAGTTTGAGTGACCGCTCCAGCATGATTTCCCTCGGTTCGGACATCACCAATGTTTTGGCCATTTCGAACAGGGTTGACAGGACCTGGGGATTATCGGTAATCTTTTCGGGAAGGGGTTTGAGGACCTCATCAATGGACATAAAAACCGAATTCTGGATATTATCGGCCGTAAGTTGTGCTTTAGAGGGTGCCACCGCCACGTTTTCGGTTTCATCGACAGGCGCCAGACGAAATTCCGTTTGTCCGAACAGAATT from Candidatus Zixiibacteriota bacterium carries:
- a CDS encoding alpha-2-macroglobulin family protein; the protein is MIQLFQFRFDHRTLYVGAALILSIIGMVIAVDLLAEGTQSGPDLNVSVARFEPQGEIDPATNITVKFSRDMVPKDSLDQPVLDPPLEFDPPVSGVARWIEQDILRFYPDNELNPASEYKIRVKSKKTYYNGNRINEKRTFRLVTGPLTIISMDYHPLYAPDIPGRVRLGINLWFNYRVDLEQLKMKLGIDGGEGSSKNHLAFTISDYSMDMTETEVEEARRTYAANVTIETEELEVTDRRQEYILTIASGLPCFTCGQGLETEYRQSLYLESKKRLIVKSARPLIEGKKGGIQIFLSDGINDETVRSFISVSPEFDFTARANRNWMQLSGDFEPGRTYTVTLSEGLPSISGSFLETKFSSIITIPDLPPSIEFTSPGMYLPRQGAGLLEVETINVDTLLVEVEQVFVNNILYALSSGYGFSGGYYNRANLSILGKNFFSIDKTLEGELNQPIRTTIDIGGIIPDTVRGIFKVSARIKSNRWRQDSRLVMKTDIGLMARQSDNYLMVWANSLSETAPLAKASVTLMSRNNQVLLTGQTDSRGLVVFNDIAEKIEGYDPYLIIVTYNGDLCFLKFDDCLLPTSDFDVRGRPELVSGYESFIYLDRGVYRPGDTAHIVSLVRGVGGTVPDEFPYFINITEPGGRDFQSFRVSTGGSSMTAVDLEIPDFARTGVYRAVARIGEDMEIGRTSFQVEEFMPDRIKTTVTTPEKEYQAGRTVPIDVTGKFLFGPAAAGHNVSAHITIEAQPFAPAGYEDYTFDDYNVEFSRVEIDLPENHLDDSGYYTFKSSIPEGYRPGSALKGLISATVSEQGGRAVSAYTDITIHPYPRYLGIRKDFESFVKPGDSCRFSLAIINSDGTATSLAETDINFYRVVYNSILRKDDNGRYRYISERKLIIQDSLRQALPDSGLSAWFVPPQNGSYLIEAVDCKGGHKAAVLFYASGWGYAPWSMDKPDRIEIDLDRKSYPPGDNAIVQIRSPFGGKLLVTIEKDRVIEFITYDMAENTAEINIPVRKDFFPNAYITATVIKKAGEIDPMSPSRAFGVAPIMLDMTEMGLKVSITAPEVIKPRNDLKIELQVARPGRTKVTVAAVDAGILQLTDYRTPDPLEFFYGKRKLSLRPYDIYSFIYPEIERAASHLSPSGGVDLFEAARKRHLNPITARRVKPVALWSGIVETDESGRAVVNFGIPEFNGKLVIMALAVRENLYGSVTDEIIVRDNIVLQESFPRFISPNDEFDGLITLFNNSGWTADISVQLDCQGPIGIISPAVQNVSLSSNSEGRVVFRLKAGLTPGLIKCRVHAADGLEHSEINFELANRPTQPLVTRFGSGAINQEMTASFVLPDEWIAETGQYSIHTSSLAAAQFTRNINYLVQYPYGCLEQTTSGLFPLLYFNDLARFVQPEVFSTGGPDYFIREGLIKLKGMMRPDGLFSFWPGDGPVNHWASIYASHFILEADKAGFYVDPKIRRKLISNLKIYTRGQRFPGDEIGIPCRIYAAYVLAQAGEIDKKAVNYVRGLPTQDLTVDSRFQLAGVLALADDRETAASLLPTNIQPENYEPETGGNFCSGVRSTAILLEVLNTIDPENPSCAVLAKDLIEKARLGRWYTTQETAYALMALGKYLRGREESNFTGTLEIAGDSSYSFGTDDFKLERKDPGGKAVNIDISGAGTCFYYWQASGVPVSNAPDEFTRGITVNREYLGADGTPLDLKAVEIGTQVIAHIRVEAVDRDLDNVVINDLLPAGLEIENPRLITTPRMNWIPRSDLKIDYQDIRDDRLLIFAHLWPKRPLDIYYSLRAIAIGEFKIPPVAAECMYNPVIAGSASSGILNIIERKEP
- the pbpC gene encoding penicillin-binding protein 1C, translated to MTVRKVIAIFPGYRRVSRIALGVIILAATVIMLDRVICPLPTNRLVRASSHFVYSRDGHLLCSFSSRDRFWRKPVRLEEISPKLVRTVIACEDRWYWYHPGFNPVSLITAAVDNLRAGRVVRGGSTITMQIARMMESRPRTITAKLIELFRAIQLEMHYSKNELLEIYFNLVPYGGNIEGVGAASFFYFGKNADQLTLSEAAILTAIPSSPNLFRPDLNPASCRHRRNQLLEILTVRGVIDSMEYKHALAEDIPEQRTTRSFIAPHFAQDIISRYPDTPVHRTTIDFNTQVVCEKLATDYHRTLIEKNIHNLSIVVLDNQTGGILALVGSPDFNDRRHGGQINGAMARRSPGSALKPFVYALGFESGLISPSSRIEDIPVSYSGYSPENYDEQYHGIVAVDEALINSFNVPAVNVASRVGLEKFYQLLKDGGLRSLDNKYYEYGLPLVLGAGEVTLLELTNLYATLGREGEYIPVKEMTGQETTVKRIILSEEASYLVTDILTNLQRPDLVTSWEFTVDCPTIAWKTGTSYGRRDAWAVGYNPQYTVGVWTGNFSGEGSPYLVGAETSVPLMLAIFKEVTRGTPLKWFDRPPGIGVRRVCTVSGMPAGPDCPESKEALHIKQVSSPAVCDIHKRLLVDHDHGYLLCRSCRHTASRIDTVVAEIWPARMSRWLLAQGLTQPLPEHNSACRGLVADENPVVLSPEDKGVYVMRPEAPGEYQKIVFRASAALASGRIHWFLDDQLYATTASGSELFYTPEPGRHRLLCIDEFGRSSRVTFEIK